A single genomic interval of Candidatus Jordarchaeales archaeon harbors:
- a CDS encoding putative DNA modification/repair radical SAM protein yields the protein MDTLAKLRILGAGAKFDKCSSSPSTGKVKRAAGSCPLVGPWIYPAALPDGGCMNLLKILYGNICVHDCGYCAFSRSTRVRRVKFSPEEFARLFMELYREGYVEGLFLSSSVCGDSDSTMSEMIEAVRIIREKYGFSGYVHLKVLPGASYSMVREASILADRVSVNLEAPSSVRLQELSSTKDFGVDLLRRLEWISGLKRRGLLPSGHSTQFVVGGGGESDYEILKTVDWLYKKMNLSRAYYSAFTPIKGTRFEIKAQVPKVRERRLYQADWLLRFYGFKLGELVFNDDGNLPLNVDPKLAFAVNNPHLYPVDVNDASYVELLKVPGIGPRLARRIVDLREREGKITSMGELAKLGVPLRRAAPFIVVAGRRQLKLDEVYEKPFRTV from the coding sequence ATGGACACTCTTGCTAAGTTGAGGATTTTAGGGGCTGGCGCCAAGTTTGACAAGTGTTCTTCTTCTCCGTCAACAGGTAAGGTTAAGAGGGCGGCTGGCTCTTGCCCACTTGTCGGTCCGTGGATTTATCCTGCAGCCCTCCCCGATGGGGGTTGCATGAATCTTCTTAAGATACTTTACGGCAATATTTGTGTTCACGATTGTGGCTACTGCGCGTTTTCACGCTCAACCCGGGTGAGGAGGGTCAAGTTCAGCCCGGAGGAGTTTGCTAGGCTGTTCATGGAGCTGTACCGTGAAGGGTACGTTGAGGGGCTTTTCCTCTCGTCTAGCGTGTGCGGTGACAGCGACTCCACGATGAGTGAGATGATAGAGGCTGTCAGGATTATCAGGGAGAAGTACGGCTTTTCCGGTTACGTTCACCTGAAGGTTCTTCCAGGGGCATCATACTCTATGGTTAGGGAAGCGAGCATACTCGCGGATAGAGTCAGCGTTAACCTTGAGGCACCTAGCAGCGTTAGGCTTCAAGAGCTTTCCTCAACCAAGGACTTTGGAGTCGACTTGCTTAGGAGGCTCGAGTGGATTAGTGGACTGAAAAGGAGGGGGCTGCTTCCCTCGGGTCACTCAACGCAGTTCGTGGTAGGCGGTGGGGGGGAATCGGATTACGAGATTCTCAAAACAGTGGACTGGCTTTACAAGAAAATGAACCTTAGTAGGGCATACTACTCGGCTTTTACCCCGATAAAGGGGACGCGTTTCGAGATAAAAGCGCAGGTTCCTAAAGTTAGGGAGCGCAGACTTTACCAGGCTGACTGGCTCCTCAGGTTTTACGGTTTTAAGTTGGGAGAATTGGTGTTCAACGACGACGGGAACCTGCCTTTGAACGTTGACCCGAAGCTTGCGTTCGCCGTCAATAACCCTCACCTATACCCTGTTGACGTTAACGATGCAAGCTACGTGGAGTTGCTGAAGGTTCCCGGAATAGGTCCTAGGCTGGCGAGAAGGATAGTAGACTTGAGAGAGAGGGAGGGGAAGATTACGAGTATGGGGGAGCTGGCTAAACTGGGTGTTCCGCTTAGAAGGGCTGCCCCATTCATTGTAGTGGCTGGGAGAAGACAGCTGAAGCTGGATGAAGTATATGAAAAGCCGTTCAGAACAGTTTAG
- a CDS encoding MBL fold metallo-hydrolase: METVELAEGIILVGGERGGRYPSSNSLLVGDESFILVDTGFSLSPQVVKELREKFEVEAVVNSHCHEDHILMNHLFQDVQICCHRLDAPAVRSVTELNNRYFTPKDSELAKIGEQFLRLLLNLKDSKVDLEFEDGYTFDLDFTKMKVIHTPGHSAGHCCFYFPKEKVLFMSDYDLTPFGPWYGGVDSSLTETICSLEKLRSIDAEIAVTSHRKDPVKGRSEILKLVDEYASKLQERERQIISILKERWMSLDELADLAIIYKRFPEPKDLFRVSERIMLEKHLELLLEKGLIEEREGKFKAL, translated from the coding sequence ATGGAAACCGTAGAGCTCGCCGAGGGCATAATTCTCGTCGGAGGAGAGAGAGGGGGTAGATATCCTTCTTCGAACTCACTCCTAGTTGGAGATGAAAGCTTTATACTGGTCGACACGGGTTTCTCGCTCTCTCCTCAAGTGGTGAAAGAGCTTAGGGAGAAGTTTGAAGTGGAGGCGGTTGTTAACTCGCACTGCCACGAAGACCACATCTTGATGAACCACCTCTTCCAAGACGTACAAATATGCTGCCATAGGCTAGACGCGCCCGCCGTCAGAAGCGTAACAGAGTTAAACAACAGGTATTTCACCCCAAAGGACAGCGAGCTGGCCAAGATAGGCGAGCAGTTCCTCCGCCTCCTCCTCAACTTGAAGGACTCGAAAGTCGACCTAGAGTTCGAGGATGGTTACACGTTCGACTTAGATTTCACAAAAATGAAGGTCATTCACACACCCGGCCACTCTGCCGGCCACTGCTGCTTCTACTTTCCTAAGGAGAAAGTGTTGTTTATGTCAGACTACGACCTAACACCTTTCGGTCCATGGTACGGGGGGGTCGACTCAAGCCTCACCGAAACGATCTGCTCGCTGGAAAAACTGCGGTCGATTGATGCCGAAATAGCTGTGACAAGCCACAGGAAGGACCCCGTGAAGGGACGCAGCGAGATACTGAAACTCGTCGACGAATATGCCTCAAAGTTGCAGGAAAGGGAGAGGCAAATAATTAGCATCCTTAAGGAGCGGTGGATGAGCTTAGACGAACTAGCCGACTTAGCTATAATCTACAAGCGCTTCCCGGAACCAAAAGACCTCTTCAGGGTCAGCGAAAGAATAATGCTCGAAAAACACCTAGAACTTCTCCTAGAGAAGGGTTTGATCGAGGAGCGAGAAGGAAAGTTCAAAGCCCTGTAA
- a CDS encoding GNAT family N-acetyltransferase → MKIKIRNYQPSDSDDTMLLMRTLASEVGFAFNPEKWRESDYLRLFSPGLRRQTLVAEDEETGRVVGMGIIEARLEPTGQLVGYLTNWVVDKEYRDKGVGKMLAEAAVEILSKLKVDVIRVNVGLRFVDKLSKRLEKLGFNPVYVVFEKRL, encoded by the coding sequence ATGAAAATCAAGATACGCAATTACCAGCCTTCAGACAGCGACGACACAATGCTACTAATGAGGACTCTCGCAAGTGAGGTAGGTTTCGCGTTTAACCCCGAAAAGTGGCGTGAGTCCGACTACCTGCGCTTATTTAGCCCGGGTTTGCGAAGGCAGACCCTAGTGGCTGAAGATGAAGAGACGGGCAGAGTGGTTGGCATGGGGATAATTGAAGCCCGTCTTGAGCCTACCGGTCAGCTCGTCGGCTACCTCACAAACTGGGTTGTCGACAAAGAGTACAGAGACAAAGGTGTGGGAAAAATGCTCGCCGAAGCAGCCGTAGAAATCCTCTCGAAGCTCAAAGTGGACGTTATACGCGTCAACGTTGGACTGCGCTTCGTCGACAAGCTTTCTAAGAGACTCGAGAAGTTGGGGTTCAACCCCGTATACGTTGTCTTCGAGAAAAGACTCTGA
- a CDS encoding creatininase family protein yields MSVFLYEMTHVEVEQKVKEGAAVIIPMGSVEQHGVHLPLGTDVFVALEISRRVAEKTGSIIAPALWVGFSKEHMAFKGTLTLESDTLLRVVRDVVKSLASHGFRKIVVINAHGGNDAALRLAVSEVNLSLGVDALYIGPNELTSLLPPELKNQLEESMDLHAGILETSIVNLVRPDLVRRNRPSKPKVSFKRHVAESLKLAEGNPQLKSNIIASALSRFDEISDNGALTLADPLNHWSELETERALEEIASKLAVLLEKWKLVEKT; encoded by the coding sequence TTGAGCGTCTTTCTGTACGAGATGACGCACGTTGAAGTTGAACAAAAAGTGAAAGAAGGCGCCGCGGTAATAATACCGATGGGGAGCGTGGAGCAACACGGGGTCCACCTGCCTCTAGGGACAGACGTCTTCGTGGCGCTTGAAATCTCTAGGCGAGTTGCTGAGAAGACAGGGTCCATAATAGCGCCAGCACTATGGGTTGGCTTCTCGAAGGAGCACATGGCGTTTAAAGGAACGCTGACATTGGAGAGCGATACGCTGCTAAGAGTGGTACGCGACGTCGTGAAAAGTCTAGCCTCCCACGGGTTCAGGAAAATCGTGGTTATCAACGCCCATGGGGGGAACGACGCCGCTCTCAGGTTAGCAGTTTCCGAAGTAAACCTAAGCTTAGGCGTTGACGCTTTATACATCGGGCCCAACGAGCTAACATCCCTCCTCCCACCGGAGCTCAAAAACCAATTGGAGGAGAGCATGGATCTTCACGCAGGAATACTGGAGACCAGCATAGTCAACCTCGTGCGTCCGGATCTTGTGCGGAGGAATAGGCCGTCGAAGCCGAAAGTGAGCTTCAAAAGACACGTTGCCGAATCCCTGAAACTTGCTGAGGGCAACCCGCAGCTCAAGTCGAACATAATAGCTAGCGCTCTCTCGAGGTTCGACGAGATCTCGGACAACGGTGCCCTAACGCTGGCGGACCCATTAAACCACTGGAGTGAGCTGGAAACCGAAAGGGCACTGGAGGAAATAGCCAGTAAGCTTGCCGTCTTACTGGAAAAGTGGAAGCTCGTAGAGAAGACGTGA
- the otsB gene encoding trehalose-phosphatase — MNQLDPFTRKTFKAGKSQEDHLPKRLTPNLKDALLDKYKRGKRRLILLDYDGTIVPFTKRPEDAKPDEEILSLLTLLTRDARNEVVIVSGRGKEFLDECFRGMWLGIVAEHGAWIKEKGGEWRLVRELDNQWKMHIRPIMEQYVEATPGSLIEEKSFSLVWHYRGADPKVSVLKLRELIDVLSRLAPVLKVDVIAGNKYVEARSSGVSKGLAALHWLSKENWDFVLAMGDDTTDEEMFAALPSSAYSVKVGLSPSRARFAVESVEEARLLIGEMVRASQVA, encoded by the coding sequence TTGAATCAACTAGACCCCTTTACGCGTAAAACGTTCAAGGCCGGAAAGTCTCAGGAAGACCATCTCCCTAAAAGGTTAACCCCAAACTTGAAAGACGCCCTACTAGACAAGTACAAGAGGGGGAAGCGTAGACTGATACTGCTAGATTACGATGGAACTATTGTTCCGTTCACGAAGAGGCCTGAGGACGCTAAGCCCGACGAGGAAATACTGAGCTTGCTCACGCTGCTAACCCGGGACGCCCGTAACGAGGTAGTCATAGTTAGTGGACGCGGTAAAGAGTTTCTAGATGAATGTTTTAGGGGAATGTGGCTGGGGATAGTCGCTGAACACGGGGCATGGATTAAAGAGAAAGGCGGCGAGTGGCGCCTCGTAAGAGAGCTGGACAACCAGTGGAAGATGCATATTCGCCCGATAATGGAACAGTACGTTGAAGCCACCCCGGGATCTCTCATAGAAGAGAAAAGCTTCTCCCTCGTGTGGCACTATAGGGGGGCTGACCCGAAGGTAAGTGTTTTAAAGTTAAGAGAGCTGATAGACGTCCTCTCACGTCTCGCCCCTGTCCTCAAAGTGGATGTGATAGCGGGAAACAAATACGTTGAGGCGAGAAGCTCTGGGGTAAGCAAGGGACTCGCAGCCCTTCACTGGTTGTCGAAGGAAAACTGGGACTTCGTGCTGGCCATGGGCGACGACACAACGGACGAGGAAATGTTCGCCGCCCTCCCGAGCTCAGCTTACTCGGTGAAGGTTGGGTTATCTCCCTCTAGGGCCAGGTTTGCTGTCGAGTCGGTTGAGGAGGCGAGACTTCTCATAGGGGAGATGGTTAGAGCTTCACAGGTGGCGTGA